The Raphanus sativus cultivar WK10039 chromosome 6, ASM80110v3, whole genome shotgun sequence sequence TTTAACAATACAATGTGGTTCTAATTACTAGTTCTAAATAATGGctttttcttagttattttgGGTTTCAGTGATCCGTTCTTGTTGGAGACTAAAACCGATATAAGTTATGAATATAGTAACTCCTAACCAGTAACCACTCTTCTATTATACCAAGGCGGAGAACTTTTTTTCGTTGGTGCGCCATAGTGGATCATCTCCAGTTAACAGTGGAAAGTTTGTATCTCACTGTTGTTTTATACAGTTATTATGTtatggagagaagagagaaagacaTATGTGGAGAAAACATACTTCAACAAAACTTGAatagaaacaaaacaatacCACGAGAAATCAatgtaaataaatcaaaacatttttgtATGGAGTATGTGTGAAACAGCTCTTGTGTTACATAGCAATCCTAACAACAACAGCTACGATAATAACGTGTCATCCTGACAATATAAAGAATAGATGCAACTTATGCTACTATTATAAGCAAATTGAATTTATGTATTTCATGTAAATCCTTCTTTccaatttcttatattttatctaAGAGCTTCTAACCAACTCTTAacatttatacataaaacatttattatatgttttcttcaAAATCTACAAATCCCGCAATAATCACATAAAAACCATCCCCCACAAACAAACATGTGGTCCGAATGATTGAAAAGCTACTCATCAATATCTTTTTCACTTTTTCATAAACAATTCTCTGTTCTATACAAATGTCTATTCTATACAAATGTCTTTGTCACTTTTCCATAAACAATTATCCATTCTATACAAATGTTAACATCATCAGCAAGTActgttaacaaaaaaagaaaattatgctACCATTAGAAAaccacaaataatatttttcacacGTGATGTCCAAATCTTAATTTACAATGGAaacaacaaaattttcaaaagtataTCAATCACTGTGATACACAATTAATTTACATCCTGTGCATAGTATGACAATCCACTAGTAATGTATAAagtgaaaatttaaagtataacTAATGAAATCTATAAAAATACTTACTGCGAACTAAAAATAAAGATTCCTCTTATCATTTTTAGAATGTTTGTTGGTATTCATTAATAATTGTTGACAAATAAATTacgaaataaaaatacaaactataTTATATCAATAGTGATGAACAAACACACAagaatcatattatatataattaaaaatatatataaacactaaatttcaaatcatatattcaataattttgtcatattttagttcatattataaatatttaaacaaactaaatttaaaatcaaaactaaactcatattataaaagtttaatattatccaaaatttatttacctataaaattaagttttagtATGACAATCCACTAGTAATGTATAAagtgaaaatttaaagtataattaatgaaatctaagttatatataaaaaactaatgaaatcTATAAAAATACTTACTGCAAACTAAAATAAAGATTCATCTTATCATTTTAGAATGTTTGTTGGTATTCATTAATAATTGATGacaaataaattacaaataaaaatacaaaccatattatattaataatgacGAACAAAACAGatgaatcatattatatataattacaaaatatataaacactaAATTTCAAATGATATATTCAATAATTTTGTCatattataattcatattataaatatttaagacaaactagatttaaaattaaaactaaaactcatattataaaagtttaagattATTCAAGAAATGTTACctataaaattaagttttatttaaaatgtattattaaaatgaatatactttaggtattaaaatgagcataattctagtaaaatatattgaaacagACAAAATAAATAGTTTGAGTACTAATTCGAGTGGGAAAaaatttgggtattaaaaaaCTTTACCAAATTTAGTTGGagtatttttatgataaaataaattttatgaaatttttctaattaataattatgcaagtaataaattaatttaagaGAACCAATTTCTGTTGGATTCAATCATAAACAAGTGCCCGGCCCAACTGCAAGGCAACGTGTTACTCAGATGTTCCTTTCAAAGATTCCAAGTATTATAACAGCACTCAACAACTGCTGATTACTGATTAGATTTGATTAGACGCGTGGTGCACAACCAACCCACATTCACGGATCGGACAACAATTGAATAATTATATCTTTCGTATGCGTTGTAATCTTCTGCCATGTCTTTTAGATTCTTTCggagttttaaattttatatttcccTGATTTTCTTTAGAGTACTGATTTTCCAACAGGGAGAAGCTAAATATTTCATATTGCAGTTGTCAAGCCCTGTGTATAGATCATTCAAAAGGCGAAATTAAAGAGGTCAAAAAGAACCGGTAAAGTATGACTCTGAAGCTGATACTTTACTTCAAATGAGAACAAACAATCCCTGCTTATATATCTTCCTTAGTGCTACAATCCCAACGACTTTGGGGTTTATCTACAGTACTAGTTCCAAAGAAGCAAAAGCAAAGCAGCATTCTTCCATTTTACACCCAAAAAgaattaagaaaagaaaaccctaCATCTTTGGTATCTCTAAGCCTTCTCGTGTGATAACATTTCAGAAGCGCATAAATTTTCTAAgctaatcatcatcatcatctgaaaTACAAATTCCATTCCTCTCTCTCAATACTTTGTATTTTCCAGCCTCATGCGATGGTGATTGGCTTGCACATTGCCTTCATATGAAGAAACCATAATCTATGATTGACAACACCTCCATCCAATTGCTTGCAAAGGAGAAAATATCCAAATCTCCCCTGAAAGCGAGAGATGAAAAAATAAACTTTCTTCTCATTACTTCTAAATTAACAGTccaaaacacagttttacaGAGAAATAATATCAATTAACACCCTAAGGTAAAAAGTGAGAATGTTGTTGAGGTGGACTTACCAAGAAAAGAAAGCAAATTCTCAATCCCTAAAGATGACCGAATCCGCAATGGCCAGGAGAGGTTTCAAGCAAGCAGGCATAAACTTCCTAGCGAAAAAGTAGGAGCTCGAATGATTAGAAAGCCGGAGCCGGTGAATCAGGTCGGAAGAGACTTCCTCAGGCTTGTAAGTATAAGGATGACCCTTGACAGTAGCAGTCCAATTGACACGTGTAAGACTGTAACCAGTGCAACCCTCAGGATCCTTAATGTTCATCAACGTGGGGAAGTAATGCTCCTCGGGGAAACACTCGTAACAAGGGATCTTGAACTTCCTCCACAGGACACGGTCTCTGACGGTGAGGAGCGCGTGTCTCCTCGTCATGACGAAGAAGTGAGAGCCCACACGGAACTTCTCGAAGGGGACTTCGGGGAGCATGGCGTGTCTTCCCCGAGCGACGTAGCGTTTCCAGAGCCTCGGCTCGTCGGAGATGAGCTCGAGGAAGCTACGGTACGAGAGGCGGACGCCTCTGGAGGTGGTCGTCGGATCGTCCGGGGGGGATTCGAAGAGTGATCGGTAGACGAAGGGGAAGGAGCGGAGAGGGACGCAGTGCTGGGAGAGGACGGCGAAGTAGGCGTTGGCGGGGTCGTCGAGGAGGGCGGCGGCGAGGAGGCGGCGCGTGGCGGAGATCAGAGTGGGGGAGGCGCGTGAGGTGCGTTTGGCGGAGGGGATGAAGGCGTTGCGGAAGACGGAGGAGGGGGAGGAGGGAACGGTGACGTTGGAGAAGGGGTCGGCGTGGACGTAGACGTTGAAGAGGGAGGGAGGGTGGGGGGAGAAGAAGCGGTCCCAGAGTGGGGCGAAGTGGAGGTCGGAGTTGGTGAGGAAGAGGAAGGCGATTTTGAGCTTGGGGTGTGGGGTGCCGGAGGAGAGATGGGAGGAGGAGCCGGCGGAGGCGCGGCGGAAGAGGATCTGGTCGTCGATCTCGTCGGCGATGGGGATGGGGGATTCGCGAGGAGGAGGAAGGAAGACATGAGGggcgaggaggaagaagaggatggGGAGACAGAGGAGGAGGGAGAAGGAGATTacgaactggttcgacaacatTTTTGTCCTAGAGGAGGAATGTGCCTAGCTTAGCTTTCCCATGTACTTCACTTCACCCAAAAAAGAGGATTTGAAGCTTTGTAACTTTTGGCCTTTTAAGAGGATGTGAAGAGTGAGGAAGAGTTAAGGGATCTTAGGTCTCTCAGAGTGACTGATGACCATCTTATGAAGAGGATGATAAAAGGTGGTGACGGAAGATGATTGTGATTTTGTTTGATTGCGTCCGACGCCAGTTGAGGGTACTTGTGTCAATCCATGACCCCATACACCGTTCTATGTCGCTAACGGCGTCGTGTAACAATTGCGTTCCTTGCCTCTATTGATGACACTTGTGTTAACGCCGTTATCTTCGTCGGTGATAGTTTGatgatgtatttatttatttatcttttttgttAAGTTTAGTTTTTAGGAAAATGATCAACGTCAACGTGTTTAATGTCTAGAGGACTAGAACTAGATCGATGTACATAAGGTGTGAAACtgagtaatttttttctttcaatctaTAGAGAAATGCACTACACTgcttttgttttacttttattctTATCTAGCGTGTGATTGGTTTAGTGAGAGTAAAGTAGAGTAAATAAAGATGtgaaaaacaaatgaaaataaaatggttgaaaagaagaaatagagaaaagaaaaatagagtaACTAGTGTTATTTTAGCAAAACATGGAGTAAAAATAAGTGTGTGTATATCTCTGTCAAAACAATAACTAGagtaaaaacaagaaaacaatatttcacCTAATTGGTAATATTTGAGTGAAACTTAAAGTAACTTTAAAGTTGAAGTAAATAGTTATTCTATATTGACTATACAATCACACAATGATTCAGTTGAATATTTTGttactattaatttattaatcGTCAGATGTGTCATCCTATCACACTTACATATTCTAAAGTATTGGAAGCACATACATTTAATCAAGTAGTTTAATTAAGTGttcatcagtttttttttttgtcaagaggtctaattttcaatttttgaaAAAGCACTTTACTCTATCTATTTCTTAAAGAATGTCGCTTTAgcatttttaatgtaaaaaatattgttttagaaTTCTAATGCATTCTATACTTACTTTCAGttgaatattaattataaaatatattgatgtaataattaaatttatttatctaaaatactgtCGATTAAACATatgtaactaataaaaataaatgcatTTTCAGAAATTCTTATAAGACATGTAAAATTGTATCATATACGTAATCAATTTCATAATTATAGTATCAtaataaatcatcattaaaaagATGATTAAAGTATTTAACATAccatttcatattaaatatataatacaagATCATtctatataactattttaaaataacttaatcATAATAACTAGTTATTagttttctttcattttttttttgacaacagttttctttcatttatttatatattttatgacgATCATCATCATCTTAAAAATGGAGTAGCTTAAATGGTTATGAATGTGTTTTGGTTGATTAAGTCTCGACCAAGACATTTTTTCTAGCTGTCATGCTATCTTAAATAAACCTAGCTTTACTGAGTTTCTTGGTTCTACAACGAGTCATAGAACCTTCAGAAATGGCTTAGATATCTTCATCAGCTGGCTGgaccatgatcacatcatctaTTTGAAAGCTTGGTCTGTCGTCCTCAAAATAATCTAAGAGTATAACAAAGAACTGGTGGTTCTGAAACAGTACCCAAACCTTGGCACTGTGTCTCACCTCCTATATGAAACACGGCCGCTGCCACACCACTAGAACTGAGGAGCCCATCCTCATGGTCCACATGCGCGTGAAGCAGCAAGTTTGGACGCAAACAACCATGATCTGCACCTACAGATTTAGCGAAACCACAGTAACAGACTGTAAAACACTGTTACTCACCACCATCTAAATATTGCAATATAATGCATTAAATGAGCATTGATTCGCATATTCAGCCAGATGAATGATGAATCACCTGGGTGGCAAACAAAAACACCAGCAaacatattcaaaatttatttatgaaaatacattAGAATTAATAATATTGCGACTTTGTATTgagatatatatttacataaaatttcaaaatatttttttattattttaccgaattgtatcattttttttttgcatcggTCCAATTAACGACTGCTAAAATGTTGTTAGTTTATCATATTTACTAATTTATGAAATTTCACTGTACATATGTATATACGCAAGTAATTACTAATGCAATTTAGCAACCACTACCTTGGGCTTACATTTGTTCCGGTCAGGCGCCGAAGGATTCTATATTTCTAATTTACAAAATGGCAGGGCTTATTCTCTTTTCTTGTTggaaaagaaataatattaaaataaataattagtaatAAAACATTCTAGAGAGTTCGACTGGGAGCTAGAGCAAAACGCATTTAAGCATAAGAAGTCATTCCTCCCAGAAGCCAATAAGCcgagaaaacaaaagaagaagaaaaaaacaaacctgGTCTCCGTGAGAAAAGATGTTCGGGCGAGGAGCGACGAAGAAGAGCGACAACACAAAGTTCTACGAGATCTTAGGCGTACCCAAGACAGCATCTCCCGAAGATCTCAAGAAGGCTTACAAAAAAGCCGCAATCAAGAACCATCCCGACAAGGGTGGAGATCCTGAGAAGGTAAAAAAAGATCCCTTTCCACCTCGATTCGATCTGTTTTGCGTCTAGATCCGATCTGAGTTTGTCTTGTAATTGAGCAATTGGTCCGATTTTGTGGAATTGATTGATTGGGTTGCAGTTCAAAGAGCTAGCACAGGCGTATGAAGTTCTGAGCGAcccagagaagagagagatataCGATGAGTACGGAGAGGATGCACTCAAGGAAGGAAtgggtggtggaggaggaggcggGCATGACCCTTTTGATATCTTCTCATCCTTCTTTGGAGGTGGCAGCCCCTTTGGAGGTGGAGGTAGCAGCAGAGGAAGGAGGCAGAGGCGTGGTGAAGATGTTGTTCATCCTTTGAAAGTTTCCCTTGAGGATCTCTACCTTGGTACCACCAAGAAGCTCTCTCTTTCTAGAAACGCTCTCTGCTCTAAGTGCAACGGGTCTGTTGTCTTAACTTTCTTTTTCCAATGTTTCATCTGACATGATGATGATCCCAGATGCTAAAAGAAAGgctttgtttttattgtttttgcaGAAAGGGTTCGAAATCTGGAGCCTCTATGAAATGCGGTGGGTGTCAGGGTACGGGTATGAAGGTGACAATCAGGCAGCTTGGACCTGGGATGATCCAGCAGATGCAGCATGCTTGTAACGAGTGCAAAGGCACGGGGGAGACCATCAACGATCGTGACAGGTGTCCTCAATGCAAAGGAGACAAAGTCGTCCCTGAGAAGAAAGTTCTTGAAGTGAATGTTGAGAAAGGGATGCAGCACAGTCAGAAGATCACTTTTGAAGGACAAGCAGATGAAGCGGTACATTTTTTTACtctgcttttcttttttaaccttttctttttccttatttataactttgtttttttgtttgtgtttggaGCAGCCTGACACAGTCACTGGAGATATAGTGTTTGTCATTCAGCAGAAAGAGCACCCAAAGTTCAAGAGAAAAGGAGAAGACCTCTTTGTAgaacacacactctctctcacCGAAGCTCTatgcggcttctccttcgtccTCACCCACTTGGATGGCAGAAATCTTCTCATCAAATCTTATCCCGGGGATGTCGTTAAACCTGGTATGTGTATTCATTGCTTCTACTTTTAACCAAACGTGATGATTACTCAATCTTGATGTTGTGTTTTTGTGTAGATTCATACAAGGCAATAAGCGATGAAGGGATGCCGATATACCAGAGGCCATTCATGAAGGGTAAGCTCTACATCCACTTCACAGTGGATTTCCCGGACTCGCTAACCCCTGACCAGACCAAAGCATTTGAAGCTATTCTGCCCAAGCCTTCTACTACTCAGCTGAGCGACATGGAGATTGATGAGTGCGAGGAGACGACGCTGCACGATGTCGACATTGAGGATGAGATGAGAAGGAAAGCACAAGCTCAGAGAGAGGCTTATGATGATGACGAAGGCGATGATGACCATCCTGGAGGTGCGCAGAGGGTGCAATGTGCCCAGCAGTAAGTAAGTAACCCAATTTAGAGAAAGGACGTGATGAGGGGGATTTGGCTCCAACATTTGCCTCTTCCTTTTCTTTGATTTTCAGTGTATTTGGAAGTCTTATGGAGTTTGCTATGGTTTATGGACTTGGAAAACCAACTTGTTTCGTTCTCTCACTCTTAAATTAATGACAGTATTGAAATTTTGTCAACATTTCACTGGTTATCACCCAGTGGGCATAATTACATAGATCGTGTGTTAAAAATACAAAGAGGCCCAGAAAACAAAGATACAAATTTAATCAGATTTAGAACTTAAACTTTGAAGTCGACAAAGGGCATCTCATCACAACCACGTATGCAATTTTAAGTTCCCTTCGCAATACATATTTCTTCATGTGTCTCTCATACGGACGGAAGTAAGCCTTGCTGGTCAGTGGTCACTGTAGAAATTTCTCCGTCATAAACTAACACTACTAAACATATCGTTTCTTTGTAGTCTACTCCTTGGGATTTTCCACAAATTACTAGCATCTTATCTCTAGACTCTAGTCAGTGCCGAAACAAGAAACATTTTGTACTCcgatcaaagaaaaaaatttagtgggacaaaatttcatttttaataggaTCAGTACacttttttattaaacaaaaacaaatattttaccaTTTTTCTCCATTTATTACACTTGCACAGATATAGGTTTTTTCACGAgctgtaatttttaaaaattcattaaaactTAATTGATGTGAATTtggtgttttaaaaataaataatattctggACGGCACCTACAGTCTTTACCAATCACACCCGTTTCTGAAAAAATTAGTTGAGATCAATccaaaatacaaatataagaTGCCTCATCTCTCGGCTCATAATAAATAAGAGTAAATATTAACATCTATAATcacaaatataaaagaataaTCGGAAGAAGAAAAATTCCGACATAAAAACTAAACGggatttaaatatctttttgaAAGACGAACTctgattatttattaaaatcaaactATCTTCAAAGATAAAAAGCTTGAAAATTGAAGAACAGATTCAAAATAGTTCGAAAAGACACGACAAAATCACCTAAacgaaagtataatctgcaACCAGAAAAAGAGATCATTCTAATGATtgaatatcataaaaataaaaagaaaatatttatccCTCTAAAAAATTATGATGTGAtaagagaaaaaagagaaactTTCTTTCTCTAATACAGGAGAGAGAAGTCCCTCacaaattatagttttatacttaaaagttttaaactgttattatatataacaatCTTTTTcttgcaaaaatatattatactaaacttttttcacaaaataaaatattatactaaATTTGGAAATAATCACCtattacaaatattttggattttaattACTACAATAAGTGTATTTAACTAAAAATTTGAAGTAATCTATATAAAATGGCAAATTAATtgttattcaaatatgaattataaatatttagttttattggatttttatttgataaacttttttgaaattcattattattgaatatatttaacttatatataataagatttttttagtCACTTATAGCGTTTGAatgaaaaaaatttagttaaaaatagaaatagaaaatatttgtaCTTTTATATAAGCTTATAGAAAAAAACACtaagtaaattttatttcacctaaaatcatctataaaattactaaaattcaaatcattttaaattgtTGATTAACCACGCTATACattcattatatttatttttttgcttaactaatatttaattatgcattattttatttctttatgtTAAACTTTTTATGATTGTAAATCTTATTTTTGAATAAGAACACAATGTTTATAAGAATAATCTTCTTTATTTTTAGATATGTGATTTTTAATGTTGGCCAATCTTttcttatattaatttataattatctagtctaataaataaatctaattattaatatttttgtgaattatagtgtagattaaaaataaatttaaaaattatttattttcaaattcaaaagttcttgaaactattttaaatagttctatttgaaattttaaatatattttttaaaatcctaaacccctCTAAATCCAATATACTAGGCAaatctaaactataaatttagattaattaatcCTAAGGAAAAATgtctattaataaaaataatttgttcatttaatttttatgtactatatttgtgataaaaataatttttaggaTCGTCTTAGAGAATTTCTTATTTAGAAACTTCTtcgtttatttatttgttatatctAAAAACCGGAAGCGTTGGATGGTAAGGAGTGAACATAAACCGTTAGATTCCATATTCATCGTTGTCAAACATACCAAACTCTTTCAACACCTGTAGATTAAAATCGGCTAAGCTTCATCAAATCAAATCCGAACTCATCCATGGCGATTTCTCAAGCTCAGCCTCTGCTTCTTCTACTCTTCTCGCTCTTCCTCTTACCTTCTTTGCGCGCCACTTCTTTCCACAACTGCGGTTTGTTCCTAAACCCTCTTCTTACACTCTCCTCGAGGACACCTGTTagattagggtttttttttgtcCGGATGGTTGCTTGTAATAGATGGCATAACCTTTAAATTTTGCATCTTTTACTCTGGATTTTGGTTATTTAAGACACTAATTTAAAGCATGCTCCATTTTTGCAGCTTTGAATTTGATTAATCTCGAGTGCTTTTAAATCTGTTTCGCATGTGAGATAAAATCAATTTCATGGAACCTAACTGTTAGGTTACTTACTCTCTGTACGTTTTGACTCTTTGTAGATAAGAGGCTCGATCCCGTTAAGGTCAAGGGTGTGGAGATCTCTCCTGACCCTGTTGTGAGTGGCGAAGCCGCTACATTTAAGATCACTGGTTCTACTGGTATGATGACCTTcttaaaaaaagtttagaaACATTACATAACATTTATTAAGTCTGTCAACATTTCTTTGGTGTGAATAGATGAAGACATCTCTGGAGGAAAAGTAGTGATCAGTGTTTCATATTTTGGAGTTCATGTCCATACCGAAACACACGATCTCTGCGATGAGTCTTCCTGCCCAATCGCACCTGGCAGCTTTGTCCTTTCTCATTCCCAAACACTTCCTTCTATTACACCCCCGTAAGTCATATTCTTGAAACTCTCAGTTTCCCACATCATTATCAAAACTGGTTGCTTGGCTGATCTCTCTTTGGAACAGGGTACTTATACGCTTAAGATGACGATAAACGACAAGGATGGCGGGCGACTGGCCTGCATCAGCTTCAAATTCAAGATCACATTGTTTTCCACGGTTTCTGCTAGTTAAGTTCTCCTGTGAAAATATGTTTGCCTCTTTTGTGAACCTCTCTCTGTCTCGTAGACTTTTGTGT is a genomic window containing:
- the LOC108810059 gene encoding glycosyltransferase BC10, which encodes MLSNQFVISFSLLLCLPILFFLLAPHVFLPPPRESPIPIADEIDDQILFRRASAGSSSHLSSGTPHPKLKIAFLFLTNSDLHFAPLWDRFFSPHPPSLFNVYVHADPFSNVTVPSSPSSVFRNAFIPSAKRTSRASPTLISATRRLLAAALLDDPANAYFAVLSQHCVPLRSFPFVYRSLFESPPDDPTTTSRGVRLSYRSFLELISDEPRLWKRYVARGRHAMLPEVPFEKFRVGSHFFVMTRRHALLTVRDRVLWRKFKIPCYECFPEEHYFPTLMNIKDPEGCTGYSLTRVNWTATVKGHPYTYKPEEVSSDLIHRLRLSNHSSSYFFARKFMPACLKPLLAIADSVIFRD
- the LOC108807176 gene encoding MD-2-related lipid-recognition protein ROSY1 codes for the protein MAISQAQPLLLLLFSLFLLPSLRATSFHNCDKRLDPVKVKGVEISPDPVVSGEAATFKITGSTDEDISGGKVVISVSYFGVHVHTETHDLCDESSCPIAPGSFVLSHSQTLPSITPP
- the LOC108810058 gene encoding chaperone protein dnaJ 3; this translates as MFGRGATKKSDNTKFYEILGVPKTASPEDLKKAYKKAAIKNHPDKGGDPEKFKELAQAYEVLSDPEKREIYDEYGEDALKEGMGGGGGGGHDPFDIFSSFFGGGSPFGGGGSSRGRRQRRGEDVVHPLKVSLEDLYLGTTKKLSLSRNALCSKCNGKGSKSGASMKCGGCQGTGMKVTIRQLGPGMIQQMQHACNECKGTGETINDRDRCPQCKGDKVVPEKKVLEVNVEKGMQHSQKITFEGQADEAPDTVTGDIVFVIQQKEHPKFKRKGEDLFVEHTLSLTEALCGFSFVLTHLDGRNLLIKSYPGDVVKPDSYKAISDEGMPIYQRPFMKGKLYIHFTVDFPDSLTPDQTKAFEAILPKPSTTQLSDMEIDECEETTLHDVDIEDEMRRKAQAQREAYDDDEGDDDHPGGAQRVQCAQQ